A genomic window from Bradyrhizobium lupini includes:
- a CDS encoding rhodanese-like domain-containing protein, whose protein sequence is MANQVQDLTPDEVSKGVAEGRYLLVDVREPNEVEAEAYPYGVVVPLATFDPKAIPDPEGKEVVFACRSGKRSVTASLAAQAAGLPYDKHLAGGMLGWKAAGLPSKVGG, encoded by the coding sequence GTGGCAAATCAAGTACAGGATCTGACCCCGGACGAGGTCTCCAAGGGTGTTGCGGAAGGGCGCTATCTCCTCGTCGACGTGCGCGAGCCGAACGAGGTCGAGGCCGAGGCTTATCCCTACGGCGTGGTCGTGCCGCTCGCGACCTTCGATCCCAAAGCGATCCCCGATCCGGAGGGTAAGGAGGTCGTGTTCGCCTGCCGCTCGGGCAAGCGTTCGGTGACGGCCTCACTGGCGGCGCAGGCCGCGGGCCTGCCTTACGACAAACATCTGGCCGGCGGCATGCTGGGCTGGAAGGCGGCGGGTCTTCCCAGCAAGGTCGGCGGCTGA